A stretch of Candidatus Abawacabacteria bacterium DNA encodes these proteins:
- a CDS encoding DUF3352 domain-containing protein yields MRRLATIVLSIVIILGLGSATYAYVANQRAWWPFTNSTVSTTASNNFAELLPPDPVLYAHLDLANPSVMSRLASNAELLKNINTLKGGLQQMGNYILQSSLNASLATDTSTQAEVEGKVVQALEYLAGKKIHIGWVADAVQQTEMSSDIIIGIESKSAEEAKQTIVTLKGFLANNEANLVTKEIQINNHAVTEITHNSTPVPTATDITGQSTVLPVPTVETSTATFITNINNQLVMLTANRAAMEQVLQKSTNPALPNFKQNPQFNSLITKISGPQLGIVYLNNNKYLTAFQQPGMNTGGTEALNQALYQALAQNPMYRSHSISGITLNDKGLYSDTFMAFADPAIAQTYANAASTYVTSIPENTLYFIEGNNLNQQLGMVIGPLLQALETEAATMGDPGPVSMIREFEQANNISIQADIAPLFAKTTALTFHRNESILMPLALTVITEVQDMVRAQATMDKLTNAIVTEANTLAGIPMPAPTTENINGVTVHSFGSLDGTETLYNYGFLKDNKSLVISSAQSGIKKIIDTLAQPTTSLGQSGKYPALLKQINGANSIMYFDIKGLADAFLPFVTMAMEQEQIQIYTEQVKPLIDILNNLAGYNVVEGGMLKSVMQLQLVSQ; encoded by the coding sequence CGCCCATCTAGATTTAGCAAATCCTAGTGTAATGAGCAGATTAGCTAGCAACGCTGAATTGTTGAAGAATATCAATACCCTTAAGGGCGGCTTGCAACAAATGGGTAATTATATTTTGCAAAGCTCACTTAATGCTAGCCTAGCGACTGATACTAGTACTCAGGCCGAAGTGGAAGGTAAAGTGGTGCAGGCTTTAGAGTATTTGGCAGGTAAGAAAATCCATATTGGTTGGGTAGCAGATGCCGTTCAGCAAACTGAGATGAGTAGCGATATCATTATTGGTATCGAGAGTAAATCAGCCGAAGAAGCTAAACAAACAATCGTTACCTTAAAAGGATTTTTAGCAAATAATGAAGCCAATTTAGTAACCAAAGAAATCCAAATCAACAATCACGCTGTCACTGAAATTACTCACAACAGCACACCAGTCCCCACCGCAACTGATATCACTGGCCAATCAACAGTATTACCAGTACCCACTGTTGAAACTAGTACCGCTACTTTTATCACCAATATCAATAATCAATTGGTAATGCTGACTGCTAATCGAGCAGCTATGGAGCAAGTGTTACAAAAAAGCACTAATCCTGCACTACCAAATTTCAAGCAAAATCCTCAATTCAATAGTTTGATCACTAAAATCAGTGGCCCCCAATTAGGTATTGTTTATCTAAATAACAACAAATATTTAACCGCATTTCAACAACCCGGCATGAATACTGGCGGTACTGAAGCACTTAATCAAGCTCTCTATCAAGCTCTGGCTCAAAATCCAATGTACCGGTCACATTCCATTAGTGGTATCACTCTCAACGATAAGGGTCTATATAGTGATACATTTATGGCCTTTGCCGATCCAGCAATTGCTCAAACCTATGCCAATGCAGCTTCCACTTATGTTACCAGCATTCCCGAAAATACCCTTTATTTTATTGAAGGTAATAATTTGAATCAGCAATTGGGCATGGTGATTGGCCCACTATTGCAAGCATTAGAGACAGAGGCTGCTACTATGGGAGACCCAGGTCCAGTTAGTATGATTCGTGAATTTGAACAAGCTAATAACATTAGTATTCAAGCAGACATTGCACCTTTATTTGCCAAGACTACAGCACTTACGTTTCATCGCAATGAAAGTATCTTGATGCCATTGGCTCTAACGGTTATTACTGAGGTACAAGATATGGTTCGCGCTCAAGCAACAATGGATAAATTAACTAATGCTATTGTTACCGAAGCTAATACTTTAGCAGGGATACCAATGCCAGCTCCTACTACTGAAAACATTAATGGTGTTACTGTTCATTCATTTGGTTCTCTCGACGGCACGGAAACGCTCTACAATTATGGCTTTTTGAAAGATAATAAATCTTTGGTGATCAGCAGTGCCCAATCCGGCATCAAAAAGATCATTGATACCCTCGCTCAGCCCACTACATCATTGGGCCAATCTGGTAAATATCCTGCCTTATTGAAACAGATCAATGGCGCGAATAGTATTATGTATTTTGATATCAAAGGTTTAGCTGACGCCTTCTTACCATTTGTTACTATGGCAATGGAACAAGAACAAATTCAAATCTATACTGAACAAGTCAAACCTCTAATCGATATACTAAACAATTTAGCAGGCTACAACGTGGTAGAAGGAGGTATGCTTAAGAGTGTGATGCAGTTACAGTTGGTGTCTCAATAA